In one window of Hevea brasiliensis isolate MT/VB/25A 57/8 chromosome 10, ASM3005281v1, whole genome shotgun sequence DNA:
- the LOC110660131 gene encoding stemmadenine O-acetyltransferase-like isoform X2, producing MEIEVKLISRELIKPSSPTPNHLRHLQLSFLDQIQVPVAMPFVLFYTKNETTKNNLARCNQAKKSLSEALTIFYPLAGRVKGNSYIDCNDEGALFVEAQANCQLSEILQNRNPSDNNKFLPLQPDEAKDLAAFFQITFFSWAAIARGITDIKIPPFGSATLFPPKNVSGFEPRMAIMKDNIVTKRFVFDLTTLAALRAKYTENGISPSRVEALANFIWSRFMAATHTKEKDNKLHMMLHAVNLRPRMEPPLSELHFGNICRIAIAEADMEAKDDECYGIVRRIREAIRNVNVEYVKKLKASDGHLNFLKERSKSVAKGEVVSFSFTSLCKFPVYEADFGWGKPVWVASARLIFKNLVIFLDNKEGQGIEAWINLKEADMAKFEIDKELLAHVSSTPKENSEFMFPALELDARSRL from the exons ATGGAGATTGAAGTAAAGCTGATCTCAAGAGAACTAATCAAACCATCGTCTCCTACACCTAACCACCTTCGCCATCTCCAACTTTCCTTTCTTGATCAAATCCAAGTCCCAGTTGCTATGCCTTTTGTCCTTTTCTACACTAAAAATGAAACCACCAAGAACAACTTAGCAAGATGCAACCAAGCAAAGAAATCCTTATCGGAGGCTTTAACCATTTTCTACCCTCTCGCCGGACGTGTTAAGGGCAACTCCTATATTGATTGCAACGATGAAGGTGCCCTCTTCGTGGAAGCACAAGCAAATTGCCAACTCtcagaaattcttcaaaaccgtAATCCAAGCGACAACAACAAGTTCCTTCCTCTTCAACCTGATGAAGCCAAAGATTTAGCTGCTTTTTTCCAGATTACTTTCTTCAG CTGGGCTGCTATTGCTCGTGGAATAACTGATATAAAGATCCCTCCCTTTGGCTCTGCCACTCTTTTTCCACCCAAGAACGTATCAGGGTTTGAGCCCAGGATGGCGATTATGAAGGATAATATTGTCACAAAGAGGTTTGTGTTCGATCTTACGACCCTAGCAGCTCTCAGGGCTAAATATACTGAAAACGGCATCAGCCCTTCACGGGTGGAGGCCTTGGCCAATTTCATATGGAGCCGGTTCATGGCAGCCACTCATACAAAAGAAAAGGATAATAAACTCCATATGATGCTTCATGCGGTGAATCTGCGGCCAAGAATGGAACCTCCCCTCTCAGAACTGCACTTTGGGAACATTTGCAG GATAGCAATAGCAGAGGCTGATATGGAAGCTAAAGACGATGAGTGTTATGGAATTGTGAGGCGGATAAGAGAAGCCATAAGAAACGTGAACGTGGAGTATGTGAAGAAGCTCAAGGCAAGCGATGGGCACTTGAATTTCTTGAAGGAGAGGTCAAAGAGTGTGGCTAAAGGCGAGGTGGTTTCTTTTAGCTTCACAAGTTTGTGCAAATTTCCTGTATATGAAGCTGATTTTGGATGGGGAAAGCCTGTTTGGGTAGCCTCAGCTCGCTTGATTTTCAAGAATCTAGTTATTTTCCTAGACAATAAAGAAGGGCAAGGCATAGAGGCCTGGATTAACTTGAAGGAAGCAGACATGGCTAAGTTTGAGATTGACAAAGAACTTCTTGCACATGTTTCCTCAACTCCAAAAGAGAATAGTGAGTTTATGTTTCCGGCCCTGGAATTGGATGCTCGGTCACGATTATGA
- the LOC110660131 gene encoding stemmadenine O-acetyltransferase-like isoform X1, giving the protein MEIEVKLISRELIKPSSPTPNHLRHLQLSFLDQIQVPVAMPFVLFYTKNETTKNNLARCNQAKKSLSEALTIFYPLAGRVKGNSYIDCNDEGALFVEAQANCQLSEILQNRNPSDNNKFLPLQPDEAKDLAAFFQITFFRCGGLAISFSMSHKLGDALSQFIFLNSWAAIARGITDIKIPPFGSATLFPPKNVSGFEPRMAIMKDNIVTKRFVFDLTTLAALRAKYTENGISPSRVEALANFIWSRFMAATHTKEKDNKLHMMLHAVNLRPRMEPPLSELHFGNICRIAIAEADMEAKDDECYGIVRRIREAIRNVNVEYVKKLKASDGHLNFLKERSKSVAKGEVVSFSFTSLCKFPVYEADFGWGKPVWVASARLIFKNLVIFLDNKEGQGIEAWINLKEADMAKFEIDKELLAHVSSTPKENSEFMFPALELDARSRL; this is encoded by the exons ATGGAGATTGAAGTAAAGCTGATCTCAAGAGAACTAATCAAACCATCGTCTCCTACACCTAACCACCTTCGCCATCTCCAACTTTCCTTTCTTGATCAAATCCAAGTCCCAGTTGCTATGCCTTTTGTCCTTTTCTACACTAAAAATGAAACCACCAAGAACAACTTAGCAAGATGCAACCAAGCAAAGAAATCCTTATCGGAGGCTTTAACCATTTTCTACCCTCTCGCCGGACGTGTTAAGGGCAACTCCTATATTGATTGCAACGATGAAGGTGCCCTCTTCGTGGAAGCACAAGCAAATTGCCAACTCtcagaaattcttcaaaaccgtAATCCAAGCGACAACAACAAGTTCCTTCCTCTTCAACCTGATGAAGCCAAAGATTTAGCTGCTTTTTTCCAGATTACTTTCTTCAGGTGTGGTGGATTAGCCATTTCATTCTCTATGTCACATAAGCTTGGTGATGCCTTATCACAATTTATATTCCTCAACAGCTGGGCTGCTATTGCTCGTGGAATAACTGATATAAAGATCCCTCCCTTTGGCTCTGCCACTCTTTTTCCACCCAAGAACGTATCAGGGTTTGAGCCCAGGATGGCGATTATGAAGGATAATATTGTCACAAAGAGGTTTGTGTTCGATCTTACGACCCTAGCAGCTCTCAGGGCTAAATATACTGAAAACGGCATCAGCCCTTCACGGGTGGAGGCCTTGGCCAATTTCATATGGAGCCGGTTCATGGCAGCCACTCATACAAAAGAAAAGGATAATAAACTCCATATGATGCTTCATGCGGTGAATCTGCGGCCAAGAATGGAACCTCCCCTCTCAGAACTGCACTTTGGGAACATTTGCAG GATAGCAATAGCAGAGGCTGATATGGAAGCTAAAGACGATGAGTGTTATGGAATTGTGAGGCGGATAAGAGAAGCCATAAGAAACGTGAACGTGGAGTATGTGAAGAAGCTCAAGGCAAGCGATGGGCACTTGAATTTCTTGAAGGAGAGGTCAAAGAGTGTGGCTAAAGGCGAGGTGGTTTCTTTTAGCTTCACAAGTTTGTGCAAATTTCCTGTATATGAAGCTGATTTTGGATGGGGAAAGCCTGTTTGGGTAGCCTCAGCTCGCTTGATTTTCAAGAATCTAGTTATTTTCCTAGACAATAAAGAAGGGCAAGGCATAGAGGCCTGGATTAACTTGAAGGAAGCAGACATGGCTAAGTTTGAGATTGACAAAGAACTTCTTGCACATGTTTCCTCAACTCCAAAAGAGAATAGTGAGTTTATGTTTCCGGCCCTGGAATTGGATGCTCGGTCACGATTATGA